The following proteins are encoded in a genomic region of Streptomyces sp. NBC_01723:
- a CDS encoding class I SAM-dependent methyltransferase gives MSVTSRYRAAWESFWNEAPGSQGAVFWDAEPVLTAGRHLAHFEPYLTDPALPLIDLGCGNGTQTRYFAERFPRVVGADLSAAALDHARRADPEGRATYRQLDAADKAEAETLHAELGDANLYVRGVLHQCEPDDRQPLADALAALLGARGRAFLVEPAQAARTVLADLAQGPDGPPAKLAPVLRHGLTPGAVPDEAVPEHLRTAGLAVLATGELPLITTAYTPDGARIELPSTWVVAGARAV, from the coding sequence ATGAGCGTGACGAGTCGGTACCGGGCAGCCTGGGAGAGCTTCTGGAACGAGGCACCCGGGAGCCAGGGGGCGGTGTTCTGGGACGCGGAGCCGGTGCTGACGGCCGGCCGCCACCTCGCCCACTTCGAGCCCTACCTGACCGACCCCGCCCTGCCGCTGATCGACCTCGGCTGCGGCAACGGCACCCAGACCCGCTACTTCGCCGAACGCTTCCCGCGCGTCGTCGGCGCCGACCTCTCCGCAGCCGCCCTCGACCACGCCCGCCGCGCCGACCCCGAGGGCCGGGCGACGTACCGGCAGCTGGACGCCGCCGACAAGGCCGAGGCGGAGACGCTGCACGCCGAGCTGGGCGACGCCAACCTCTACGTGCGCGGCGTCCTGCACCAGTGCGAGCCCGACGACCGGCAGCCCCTCGCCGACGCGCTCGCCGCCCTCCTCGGCGCCCGCGGCCGCGCCTTCCTGGTGGAGCCCGCGCAGGCGGCCCGCACCGTCCTCGCGGACCTGGCCCAGGGCCCCGACGGCCCGCCCGCCAAACTCGCCCCCGTCCTCCGCCACGGCCTCACCCCCGGCGCGGTCCCCGACGAGGCGGTACCGGAGCACCTGCGCACGGCCGGCCTCGCCGTCCTGGCGACCGGCGAACTCCCGCTGATCACCACGGCGTACACGCCGGACGGAGCCCGCATCGAGCTGCCTTCCACGTGGGTGGTGGCGGGAGCCCGGGCGGTGTAG
- a CDS encoding PIG-L family deacetylase has product MTDRPLTLMAVHAHPDDEATGTGGILARYAAEGIRTVLVTCTDGGCGDGPGGVKPGDAGHDPAAVARMRRQELEASCAALKISDLETLDYADSGMMGWPGNDAPGSFWRTPVEEGAARLAELMRHYRPDVVVTYDENGFYGHPDHIQAHRITMAALEMTGLTPKVYWTTMPHSTMRRFGELMSEHQEGGPEPDPAEAAAMAEIGLPDDEVTTWVDTTAFSDQKFDALAAHASQGENIFFLRMGKETFGELMGTETFVRVRDTTGSAVPENDLFAGLR; this is encoded by the coding sequence ATGACCGACCGGCCCCTGACGCTCATGGCCGTGCACGCCCACCCCGACGACGAGGCCACCGGAACGGGGGGAATCCTCGCGCGGTACGCGGCCGAGGGCATCCGCACGGTTCTGGTGACCTGTACCGACGGCGGCTGCGGTGACGGACCGGGAGGTGTCAAGCCCGGCGACGCCGGGCACGATCCGGCGGCCGTCGCCCGGATGCGCCGTCAGGAACTCGAGGCCAGCTGCGCGGCCCTCAAGATCAGCGATCTGGAGACGCTGGACTACGCCGACTCGGGAATGATGGGCTGGCCGGGCAACGACGCTCCCGGCTCCTTCTGGCGGACGCCGGTGGAGGAGGGCGCCGCCCGGCTCGCGGAGCTCATGCGGCACTACCGGCCCGACGTGGTCGTCACCTACGACGAGAACGGCTTCTACGGCCACCCCGACCACATCCAGGCGCACCGCATCACCATGGCGGCGCTGGAGATGACCGGGCTGACTCCGAAGGTGTACTGGACGACGATGCCCCACTCGACGATGCGGCGCTTCGGCGAGCTCATGAGCGAGCACCAGGAGGGCGGGCCGGAGCCGGATCCCGCCGAGGCCGCCGCGATGGCCGAGATCGGCCTGCCCGACGACGAGGTCACCACGTGGGTGGACACGACCGCGTTCAGTGACCAGAAGTTCGACGCGCTGGCCGCGCACGCCAGTCAGGGCGAGAACATCTTCTTCCTGAGGATGGGCAAGGAGACGTTCGGCGAGCTGATGGGCACGGAGACCTTCGTACGCGTCCGGGACACCACCGGCTCGGCCGTCCCGGAGAACGACCTCTTCGCCGGACTGCGCTGA
- a CDS encoding M55 family metallopeptidase: MKILISADMEGATGVTWPADVLPGTPQWERCRSMFTSDVNAAVLGFLDGGADEVLVNEAHWSMRNLLLERLDERTRMLTGRHKTLSMVEGVQHGDVDGIAFIGYHAGAGMEGVLAHTYLANQITGVWLNDVRASEGLLNAHVVAEYGVPVVLVTGDDVACEDALGYAPEARKVAVKDHVSRYAAVCRTPARTAADIRAAAKEATALAVRYEPVRGGPFTVALEFDAEHLAAAATVVPGVAQVGERKVAYTHDTMFETIRTFKAVTTIVSAAVEEQYG; the protein is encoded by the coding sequence ATGAAGATCCTCATCAGCGCCGACATGGAAGGCGCCACCGGCGTCACCTGGCCGGCCGACGTGCTGCCGGGGACGCCGCAGTGGGAGCGGTGCCGGTCGATGTTCACCTCCGACGTGAACGCGGCCGTGCTCGGGTTCCTCGACGGCGGGGCCGACGAGGTGCTGGTCAACGAGGCGCACTGGAGCATGCGCAACCTGCTTCTGGAGCGGCTCGACGAGCGAACCCGGATGCTCACCGGGCGGCACAAGACGCTGTCCATGGTCGAGGGGGTCCAGCACGGGGACGTGGACGGCATCGCGTTCATCGGGTACCACGCGGGCGCCGGCATGGAGGGCGTCCTCGCGCACACCTACCTCGCCAACCAGATCACCGGCGTCTGGCTGAACGACGTACGGGCCAGTGAGGGTCTGCTCAACGCGCACGTCGTCGCCGAGTACGGGGTGCCGGTCGTGCTGGTCACCGGGGACGACGTGGCCTGCGAGGACGCGCTGGGCTACGCGCCCGAGGCGCGGAAGGTCGCGGTGAAGGACCACGTGTCGCGGTACGCGGCCGTGTGCCGTACGCCCGCCAGGACCGCCGCCGACATCCGCGCGGCCGCCAAGGAGGCGACGGCACTCGCGGTGCGGTACGAGCCGGTGCGCGGCGGGCCGTTCACCGTCGCCCTGGAGTTCGACGCCGAGCACCTGGCGGCGGCCGCGACCGTGGTGCCGGGTGTGGCGCAGGTGGGGGAGCGGAAGGTGGCGTACACCCACGACACCATGTTCGAGACGATCAGGACCTTCAAGGCGGTCACCACGATCGTCTCGGCGGCGGTGGAGGAGCAGTATGGCTGA
- a CDS encoding M20/M25/M40 family metallo-hydrolase: protein MAEHAGTDAEALDEVVRFTSELIRIDTTNRGGGDCQERPAAEYAAARLAEAGIEPTLLERTKGRTNVVARIEGTDPSAEALLVHGHLDVVPAEAADWSVHPFSGEIRDGVVWGRGAVDMKNMDAMILAVVRGWARAGVRPRRDIVLAFTADEEASAEDGSGFLADRHAPLFEGCTEGVSESGAFTFHDGAGRQFYPIAAGERGTGWLKLTARGRAGHGSKVNRENAVTRLAAAVTRIGGHEWPLRLTPTVRAALTEIAAVYGIESDLSDVDALLDKLGPAAKLVEATVRNSSNPTMLDAGYKLNVIPGEAVAHVDGRFLPGGEDEFRDTLDRLTGPHVDWEFAHREVALQAPVDSPTYARMRAAVEEFAPEGHVVPYCMSGGTDAKQFSRLGITGYGFAPLKLPEGFDYQALFHGVDERVPVEALHFGVRVLDRFLRTV, encoded by the coding sequence ATGGCTGAGCACGCGGGGACGGACGCGGAGGCGCTGGACGAGGTCGTCCGGTTCACCTCCGAGCTGATCCGGATCGACACCACCAACCGGGGCGGCGGCGACTGCCAGGAGCGGCCGGCCGCCGAGTACGCCGCCGCGCGGCTCGCCGAGGCCGGGATCGAGCCCACGCTGCTGGAGCGCACCAAGGGCCGCACCAATGTCGTGGCCCGCATCGAGGGCACCGACCCGTCGGCCGAGGCGCTGCTCGTCCACGGTCACCTGGACGTGGTGCCCGCCGAGGCCGCCGACTGGAGCGTGCACCCCTTCTCCGGCGAGATCCGCGACGGCGTCGTCTGGGGGCGCGGCGCGGTCGACATGAAGAACATGGACGCGATGATCCTCGCCGTCGTGCGCGGCTGGGCCCGCGCGGGCGTGCGGCCGCGGCGCGACATCGTGCTCGCCTTCACCGCGGACGAGGAGGCCAGCGCCGAGGACGGCTCCGGCTTCCTCGCCGACCGGCACGCCCCGCTGTTCGAGGGCTGCACCGAGGGCGTCAGCGAGTCCGGGGCGTTCACGTTCCACGACGGGGCGGGGCGGCAGTTCTACCCCATCGCCGCCGGTGAGCGGGGGACCGGCTGGCTCAAGCTCACGGCTCGCGGGCGCGCCGGGCACGGCTCCAAGGTGAACAGAGAGAACGCGGTCACCCGGCTCGCCGCCGCCGTCACCCGCATCGGCGGCCACGAGTGGCCGCTGCGGCTGACCCCCACCGTGCGCGCCGCCCTGACAGAGATCGCCGCCGTCTACGGCATCGAGAGCGACCTGAGCGACGTCGACGCGCTGCTGGACAAGCTCGGGCCCGCCGCCAAGCTCGTCGAGGCCACCGTCCGCAACAGCAGCAACCCGACCATGCTGGACGCCGGGTACAAGCTGAACGTCATCCCGGGCGAGGCCGTCGCGCACGTCGACGGGCGGTTCCTGCCCGGCGGCGAGGACGAGTTCCGCGACACCCTGGACCGGCTCACCGGGCCGCACGTGGACTGGGAGTTCGCGCACCGCGAGGTCGCCCTTCAGGCGCCGGTGGACTCGCCGACGTACGCCCGGATGCGCGCCGCCGTCGAGGAGTTCGCGCCGGAGGGGCACGTGGTGCCGTACTGCATGTCCGGCGGCACGGACGCCAAGCAGTTCTCGCGGCTCGGCATCACCGGCTACGGCTTCGCGCCGCTGAAGCTGCCCGAGGGCTTCGACTACCAGGCCCTCTTCCACGGCGTGGACGAACGCGTCCCCGTCGAGGCGCTGCACTTCGGCGTCCGGGTCCTGGACCGGTTCCTGCGCACGGTCTAG